The DNA sequence TGATCGTAAGCCAGCCCGGTGCCGCGCCGACGGAGCTGGAAACCCAGGTCACCCAGCGCGTCGAAGCCGCGGTGCGCGGCATCAACGGCGTCGATGAAATCACGTCCTTCGTCTCCGAAGGCCAGTCGCGCACCAACATCCAGTTCGCCATCGGCGTGCCCATCGATCGCAGCGTCAACGACGTCCGCGACGCCATCGCCAACATCCGCAGCGACCTGCCGCAGGGCATCTTGCAGCCGCAGGTCCAGCGCGTCGACGTGTCGGGCGGCCCGATCGCCTTCATCTCGGTCGAAGCCGTCGACATGACGCTCGAACAGCTCAGCTGGTTTGTCGACAACACGGTCGCCAAGCGGCTGCTCGCCATCCCCGGCATGGCGCAGGTCAAGCGCAGCGGCGGCGTCAGCCGCGAAATCCGCGTCGTGCTCGATCCCGCCCGCATGCAGTCCTATGGATTGACCGCGAGCCAGGTCAACGACCAGCTGCGCCTCGTCAACCTCAACGCCGCCGGCGGCCGCACCGAAATCGCCGGGTCCGAACAGTCGGTTCGCGTCCTCGGCAACGCCGACAGCGCATTGGCGCTCAGCGAGACGCAGATTGCCGTCGGCGGCGGCCGCAGCGTCCGTCTCGCCGACATCGCCACGGTCCGCGACAGTTTCGCGGAACAGCGCAGCCTGTCGAAAATGAACGGCCGCCAGGTCCTCAGCTTCTCGATCACCAAGGCCAAGGGTTCGTCGGACGTCACGGTGTACGACCAGGCCCATGCCGAGCTCGACAAGCTCGCCAAGGAAAACCCCCAGGTCCATTTCACCGAACTCTACACCAGCGTCGAATATACCAAGGAACAATATCGTTCCGCCATCGATGCCATGGTCGAAGGCGCGGCGCTCGCCGTCCTCGTCGTCTTCATCTTCCTCAAGGACTGGCGCGCCACGGTCATTTCGGCGCTGGCCATCCCGTTGTCGGCGATCCCGGCCTTCTGGTTCATGGACCTGCTCGGCTTTTCGCTGAACAATCTCAGCCTGCTGGCGCTCGGCCTCGTCGCCGGCGTGCTCGTCGATGACGCCATCGTGGAGATCGAGAACATCGTTCGCCATATGCGCATGGGCAAGTCCGCCTATCAGGCGGCCATGGACGCCGCCGACGAAATCGGCCTCGCGGTCGTCGCCACCACCAGCGCGATCGTCGCCGTCTTCCTGCCCGTCGGTCTCATGCCTGGCATTTCCGGGCAGTTCTTCAAGAATTTCGCCTTCACCGTCGTGGTCTCGGTGCTGCTCAGCCTTGCGGTCGCCCGCCTCATCACGCCGATGCTTGCGGCCTATTTCCTCAAGAGCAAGGGCCAGGCCGCGCATGGCGAAGGCGCCTGGGTCGGCTGGTACATGACCATCCTGCGCTGGTCACTGCGCAATCGCTGGAAGGTCGTGCTGCTCGGCGGCGGCGGCGCGCTCGCCGGCACCGTGCTGGCGTTCGCCACCTTGCCGCTGACCTTCCAGCCGACCACCAACACCGATTTCAGCCAGGTCACCATCGCCCTGCCGCCGGGTTCGACCCTGGCGCAGACGACGGCGGTCGCCGACCGGGCGACGGCGATCCTCACCGCCTCTCCCGTCGTCGAGGCAGCGTTTTCGGACATCAACATCGGCGCCGGTGACATCTTCCTGACGCTCAAAAAAGACCGCCCGATGACGAGTGTCGAGTTCGAGCGCAACCTGGCGCCCAAGCTCCAGGCTATTCCCGACGCGCGGGTCAATTTCCAGTCGCAAAGCGGTGGCTTCAACGGCCGCGACATGTCGGTGGTGTTGACCGGCAATGATCCGGTGCTGCTCGAAACCACGGCGTCGCGGATCGTCGACCAGATGCGCGGTCTCAAGGAACTTCGCCAGCCGCGGATCGAAGGCGATTTGCGCCGGCCCGAAATCACCATCAAGCCGCGCTTCGCCGTGGCGGCACAGCTGGGTGTCACCACCGCCGCGCTGTCGTCGGCCATCCGCATCGCCACGCTCGGCGACATCGACCAGAATGTCGCCAAATTCTCGCTGTCCGACCGCCAGATCCCGATCCGCGTCGCGCTGTCCGAGGACTCGCGTCGCACCATCGCGACCATCGCCGACATGCCGGTGCCTACGGCGTCGGGCGGGTCGGTGCCGCTGAAGGTGGTGGCGGACATCAGCTTCGGCGCCGGGGCGACCGAACTGCGCCGCTACAACCAGCAGCGCCGCGTCATGATCGGCGCCGATCTCGCACCGGGCCTGGTGTCGGGCGACGCCCAGCCCAAGATCGATGCACTGCCGGTGCTCAAGAACCTGCCGCGCGGGGTCGAGAAGGTCCAGTTCGGCAGCGACAAATGGCAGGCCGAGCTGCTGATCAACTTCGTCATCGCCGTCATCGCCGGCGTGCTGCTCGTCTTCGCCGTGCTGGTGCTGCTCTACAAGCGCGTCCTGCCGCCGTTCGTGAACATGGGTTCGCTGGCGCTGGCGCCGCTCGGCGCCGGCATCGCGCTGCACCTTGCCGGGATGGCGGTCTCGCTGCCGGTGTTCATCGGCCTGCTCATGCTGCTCGGCATCGTCGCCAAGAACTCGATCCTGCTCGTCGACATGGCCATCGAGGAAATGTCGCAGGGCGTCGAGCGCACCGCGGCGATCCTGGAGGCAGGCCACAAGCGGGTCCAGCCGATCATCATGACCACCATCGCCATGGTCGCCGGCATGTTGCCGATCGCCCTGTCGCTGGGCGGCGACGGCAGCTTCCGCGCGCCGATGGGCGTCACCGTCATCGGTGGCCTGATCATGTCGACGGCGCTGACACTGGTCATCGTCCCGGCCAGCTTCAGCCTCGCCGTCGGTGCCGAAGAATGGCTGGCGCCGCGCATGAAGCGCTGGTTCACCAACGACGAAGGCGCTAAGACGCCGAAACCGGCACCCCAGCCGGCGGAGTGACCCCGCACTGAAACCGCTGCGCCCTTTCGAGCTGCCGGCGTCGCCGTTTCACCAGATGCGGCTGGCGGCGACGCTGCTGCTGGTCGCCATGGCCTGCGTCTTCATGGCCACTCTGGCGTTTCAGGGCAGCCACCCCGCCCTGCCTTGGGTCCAGGCCTTTGCCGAGGCGGCGCTGGTCGGCGGGCTAGCGGACTGGTTCGCGGTGACGGCGCTGTTCCGCCACCCGCTCGGCCTTCCCATTCCCCACACCGCCATCATCCCGGCCAACAAGGACCGGATCGGGGACAGTCTCGCGACTTTCCTGAAGGACAATTTCCTCACCCCCGGCGTCGTCGCGCGCCGGCTCGACGCGCTCGACATCGCCGATGCCATAGCCCGCTGGCTGGTCGCCGACCCGGTGCCTGCCACCGGCAAGCGCCGCGGTTTCGGCCCCCTGGTGGCGCGCGTCATCGAAGCGCTCGACCAGAAGGCGATCGGCGACCTTGTTCGCGACGTCGCCAGCAACCGGCTGCGCGCGCTGGCGCTGTCCCCCATCGTTGCCGATGCCATCGACACGACGCTCGATCGCGGCCGCCACGAACCGCTGATCGACAGTGCGCTCGACTGGGGGCTGGAAACGCTCAATTCGCAGGCGCCGGCCATCCGCGGCATGGTGGCGGAACGCACGACCTGGCTGTTGCGCATGATCAGTGTCGATGAACGCGTGTCGGACTCGCTGATCGACGGGTTGCGGCGCCTGTTGACCGAAATGCGCCACGATCCCTTCCACCCGCTGCGGTCGCGCGTCGGCGATTCGCTGCGCACCTGGGCCTTCGATCTGCGCCATTTCCCCGAATCCCAGGAAAAGGTCGAAGCCTTCAAGGACGATCTGATCGCCAACCCCGCCATGGCCGGCTGGCTCGCCGGGCTGTGGGACAGCGCACGCGCCGCGATGCTCGCCAGCCTCAACAACCCCGCTGCCCTGCCCGCCGGCAAGCTGCGCCCGGCGATGAAGGCGCTTGGCGAACGGATCGCGACCGACGCCTCGTTGCGCAATGCCATCAACCTCCACCTGCGCCGCGCGGCGGTTGGCCTGGTCAATGATTATGGCGGCGCCATCGTCAGCCTGGTCAGCGACACGGTGCGCAAATGGGACGCGCGCACCGTCACCGAAAAACTGGAAACCGCCGTCGGCCGCGACCTGCAATTCATCCGCATCAACGGCACGATCATCGGCGGCACCATCGGTCTGGTCATCCACGCGCTTCGCGTGGCGCTTTGAAGCTGGTTGCGAACGGAAATTCGCTCGGGAAGCGCGCGATTGTTTCCGTCCGCAGGAAATCGACCCTAGCGCAGCATCAACCCGCCATCGATCGCCAGCGACTGGCCGGTGATGTAACTCGCCGCCGGTGACGCGAGGAACAGGATCGCATCGGCAATCTCCCCCGGCTCGCCCCAGCGCCGCATCGGCACCGCCTTCAGCAGCCGTGCCTCATACGCTGCATCCACCCGCATCCGCTCGGTCATCCGCGTCGCGATGAACCCCGGCGCCACCAGATTGACCCGCACGCCGTCGGTCGCCCATTTGTCGCCCAGCGCCCGGGTCAGCCCCAGCAGCCCGGCCTTCGACGCGGTATAGGCCGGCACCTCCTTCAGCGCGAGGAACGACGCCAGCGAGCCGACGTTGACGACGCTGCCCCGCGCCGCCTTCAGCAGCGGGAACAGCCGCACCGACAAATCCATGACGGCGTTGAGGTTGAGGTCGATCACCGCTTCGAACTGGTCCTGGTCATATTCATTGGCGCTGCCGCCGCCGGCGTTGTTGACCAGCACGTCGAGCGCCGAGAACCGTTCCGCCACCGCCACCCGCGCCGCCGGCGTCGCCAGATCGGCCTGGATATACGCCACACCTTCGATCGGCGCATCATAATCGGCGAAACTGGGCCGCGTACCCGTCACCGTAACCTGCGCGCCCTGCGCGGCCAGCGCCGCCGCAGTGGCATGGCCGATCCCCTGGCTGCCGCCCGTCACCAGCGCCGTCTTGCCCATTGCCCAGCTCATGCCGAAAGTCCTCCATCGATGATCAATGATGTGCCGGTGATGTATCCGGCGAGTGGCGAGGCGAGGAACAGGATCGCCCCGGCGATGTCGCCGGGTTCGCCGATCCGCCCCAGCGGCACCTGCCGCGTCGTCGCCGCCAGCCGTGTTTCGTCCTGCCAGGTGACGGCAGTCATCTTGCTCCGCACCAGCCCCGGCGCCACCAGGTTGACGCGAATGCCTTCGCGCGCAAAGGCTTGCGCCAGGGTCTTTGTAAGTGTCAGCAAGCCGCCCTTCGACGCCGAATAGGCCGGCTGGCCGATGGTGCCGCGAAAGCTCGCCACCGATCCGACGAAGACGATGCTGCCATCGCCCTTGGCCAGGGCCGCGCGAAACTTGGTTGCCAGCTGCATCGGCCCGGTCAGATTGGCAGCGAGCACATCGGCAAAGGTTTCGGTTTCGAACTCCTGCCGCCGGTGACGATCACCCGCGCGCCGCCGGCGAGGAAGCCACGCGCCGCGGCGTTGCCGATGCCGGTCGACCCCCCTGTCACAAGCACGGTCTTGCCGGCAAAATCGAAAAGGTTCACGCCGATCCCCTGAAGTCGTGCGGGGATTGGTGACGATGCAATTGCTTGGCGGCAAGGTCGCGGTTGTGACAGGGGGCGGCAACGGCCTTGGGCGCTGCCATGCCCTGGCGCTCGCCGCCGCCGGCGCGCGGGTGGTCGTCAACGATCTCGGCGGCCATGTCACTGGCGGCGGCGCCGGCGACGCTGCCGACGCGGTGGCCGAGGAAATTCGCGACCTCGGCGGCCAGGCCGTCGCCAACCGCGCCAGCGTCGCCGACTGGGCCGGCGCTGCG is a window from the Polymorphobacter fuscus genome containing:
- a CDS encoding DUF445 domain-containing protein, translated to MRLAATLLLVAMACVFMATLAFQGSHPALPWVQAFAEAALVGGLADWFAVTALFRHPLGLPIPHTAIIPANKDRIGDSLATFLKDNFLTPGVVARRLDALDIADAIARWLVADPVPATGKRRGFGPLVARVIEALDQKAIGDLVRDVASNRLRALALSPIVADAIDTTLDRGRHEPLIDSALDWGLETLNSQAPAIRGMVAERTTWLLRMISVDERVSDSLIDGLRRLLTEMRHDPFHPLRSRVGDSLRTWAFDLRHFPESQEKVEAFKDDLIANPAMAGWLAGLWDSARAAMLASLNNPAALPAGKLRPAMKALGERIATDASLRNAINLHLRRAAVGLVNDYGGAIVSLVSDTVRKWDARTVTEKLETAVGRDLQFIRINGTIIGGTIGLVIHALRVAL
- a CDS encoding SDR family NAD(P)-dependent oxidoreductase — its product is MSWAMGKTALVTGGSQGIGHATAAALAAQGAQVTVTGTRPSFADYDAPIEGVAYIQADLATPAARVAVAERFSALDVLVNNAGGGSANEYDQDQFEAVIDLNLNAVMDLSVRLFPLLKAARGSVVNVGSLASFLALKEVPAYTASKAGLLGLTRALGDKWATDGVRVNLVAPGFIATRMTERMRVDAAYEARLLKAVPMRRWGEPGEIADAILFLASPAASYITGQSLAIDGGLMLR
- a CDS encoding SDR family NAD(P)-dependent oxidoreductase, which encodes MQLATKFRAALAKGDGSIVFVGSVASFRGTIGQPAYSASKGGLLTLTKTLAQAFAREGIRVNLVAPGLVRSKMTAVTWQDETRLAATTRQVPLGRIGEPGDIAGAILFLASPLAGYITGTSLIIDGGLSA
- a CDS encoding SDR family NAD(P)-dependent oxidoreductase, which encodes MNLFDFAGKTVLVTGGSTGIGNAAARGFLAGGARVIVTGGRSSKPKPLPMCSLPI
- a CDS encoding efflux RND transporter permease subunit gives rise to the protein MRNISSWSIKNPIPPLVLFAMLTLAGVVSFMTMDINNQPDIDFPAASVIVSQPGAAPTELETQVTQRVEAAVRGINGVDEITSFVSEGQSRTNIQFAIGVPIDRSVNDVRDAIANIRSDLPQGILQPQVQRVDVSGGPIAFISVEAVDMTLEQLSWFVDNTVAKRLLAIPGMAQVKRSGGVSREIRVVLDPARMQSYGLTASQVNDQLRLVNLNAAGGRTEIAGSEQSVRVLGNADSALALSETQIAVGGGRSVRLADIATVRDSFAEQRSLSKMNGRQVLSFSITKAKGSSDVTVYDQAHAELDKLAKENPQVHFTELYTSVEYTKEQYRSAIDAMVEGAALAVLVVFIFLKDWRATVISALAIPLSAIPAFWFMDLLGFSLNNLSLLALGLVAGVLVDDAIVEIENIVRHMRMGKSAYQAAMDAADEIGLAVVATTSAIVAVFLPVGLMPGISGQFFKNFAFTVVVSVLLSLAVARLITPMLAAYFLKSKGQAAHGEGAWVGWYMTILRWSLRNRWKVVLLGGGGALAGTVLAFATLPLTFQPTTNTDFSQVTIALPPGSTLAQTTAVADRATAILTASPVVEAAFSDINIGAGDIFLTLKKDRPMTSVEFERNLAPKLQAIPDARVNFQSQSGGFNGRDMSVVLTGNDPVLLETTASRIVDQMRGLKELRQPRIEGDLRRPEITIKPRFAVAAQLGVTTAALSSAIRIATLGDIDQNVAKFSLSDRQIPIRVALSEDSRRTIATIADMPVPTASGGSVPLKVVADISFGAGATELRRYNQQRRVMIGADLAPGLVSGDAQPKIDALPVLKNLPRGVEKVQFGSDKWQAELLINFVIAVIAGVLLVFAVLVLLYKRVLPPFVNMGSLALAPLGAGIALHLAGMAVSLPVFIGLLMLLGIVAKNSILLVDMAIEEMSQGVERTAAILEAGHKRVQPIIMTTIAMVAGMLPIALSLGGDGSFRAPMGVTVIGGLIMSTALTLVIVPASFSLAVGAEEWLAPRMKRWFTNDEGAKTPKPAPQPAE